Below is a window of Actinomycetes bacterium DNA.
CTGGATCGGGAGTGGTATTCGCAGTCGGGTGCGACGCTGACTTTCTCGGTCTATCTCACCGCACCGGCGAACTCTGCTCAGTTCCTGCCGCTACTCATGGGCCTCGCTGTCGTGCGGGCTATCCCCGCCGCTGACGATCAGGTCACGCTGAAATGGCCCAACGATGTCCTTGTGAATGGACGCAAGGCAGCCGGCATCCTTGCCGAAGCCGTGTCCGGTGGGGCGGTGGTTGGTTGCGGAATCAACGTCGGGCTGACTGCCGAGCAGTTGCCGGTACCGGATTCCCACTCGTTATCGCTGGCCGGTATTGATATCGAACGTAACGACCTATTAGCTCGAGTGTTGATCGAACTGCATCAGATCCATCAGCGATGGGCGGAAGCGGGCTATCACGCAGAGGCAGCCGGGTTGTTGGCGGAGTTCCGTCGTCGCTGCGGCACGCTGGGGCGGCAGGTTCGGGTCCAGTTGCCCGACGGCGGCCAACTGGAAGGCCGCGCAGAAGATATCGACGATGTCGGACAACTTGTCGT
It encodes the following:
- a CDS encoding biotin--[acetyl-CoA-carboxylase] ligase; protein product: MAVPSETGEPGRADVLNSDQVLTDLAAADVSWRDVVVLDSTGSTNTDLAAAVAAGTASSGAVLAADNQSAGRGRLDREWYSQSGATLTFSVYLTAPANSAQFLPLLMGLAVVRAIPAADDQVTLKWPNDVLVNGRKAAGILAEAVSGGAVVGCGINVGLTAEQLPVPDSHSLSLAGIDIERNDLLARVLIELHQIHQRWAEAGYHAEAAGLLAEFRRRCGTLGRQVRVQLPDGGQLEGRAEDIDDVGQLVVASATGQQTVSVGDVIHLRH